The genomic segment TTCGCGCCGCGCTCACCAAAAGCGCGCCGGGTGCGAGTAAAACATCTGCCGAGCGAGACCTGGCTGTCCAGCAGATTGTCAGCCGCGCCGTCATCTCAACCGAGATTGTCGATATCCTTGAAGCCGCCGGGGTGGAGACACCGGACATCTCCATCCTTTCCGACGAGTTCCTCGCAGAAGTTCAGGGGATAGAGAAAAAGAATCTTGCCATGGAAGCCCTGCGCAAGCTGATCAACGGTGAGATACGCTCACAAAGCCGCGTCAGCGTTGTGCAGACGCGCGCCTTCTCGGAACGGCTAGAGGACGCCATTGCCCGTTACCACTCCAACGCCATCACGACGGCGGAAGTCATCCAGGAACTGATCAAGCTGGCGAAGGACATCCGCGCCGCGCACCAACGCGGAGAAGAAGAGGGACTTAGTTTGGAGGAGATTTCCTTTTATGACGCCCTGGCCCAGAATGAAAGCGCCGTCGAGGTCATGGGTGACGAGAAGCTCCGGGTCATTGCCCACGAGCTTCTGAACAGCCTTAAAACCAATGCTTCGGTAGATTGGCAGCATCGCATGGCTGCCCGCGCCCGGATGCGGGTTTTAGTCAAGCGTATCCTGCGCAAATACGGCTACCCGCCAGACCTTCAGGACGCCGCCGTGCAGACAGTTTTGCAGCAGGCCGAAGTTCTTTCAGCGAGGTGGGCGGCATGAAAACAAAAAGCATTAAGACTTAAGAGGGCGCTGCTTTGGTCCCGAGCCTGTTGAGATTTGTCTCGACGCGGAAAGCTTCTCGGATGGGTGCTGATTGCCCTGGCGGTTATTGACAGCCGGCATTTCATTTTCCCGGATTTTTTGACGGTTCCCTTATTAGGGCTTTAGGGCTGATATATAAGTTTTTTATTGTGCCGGATATGTTTTTAGAGGCAATTATCGGGGCCGGGCCGGGATACCTGCTTAATGCACCCGGTCTATTGGTGGGGGAACCATCGCCTTTGTCCACTTGCCGTCACGCGTTCGTGGTGACGGCATGGGATAGTGTGAGGATTCCCCGGTTTTGGTGTGAGCAGGCTCAGCTCAGTTTTGCTGGGTCATGTGTTGCATACTGTTATATTGCGGGGCAAGGTCCATATGGCGGACCAGGCGGACAAAATCGGTCATGCGCCGGTTGCGATAGGCGGCGAGGTCTTGGTTCCGATAATCGTAAAAACCGATACCGTCCTTGAGGCCGTTACGGCGATGGTGCATGTTGTTGACAACGATATCAGGGGGAGAAAAACGGGCCGGGTCAATTTTCCCGGACAAATAATCGGAGGCATAATAGAGAATGTCGCCGCCCCCCCAGTCGATGAATTCCAACAGTCCCAGCACAGCAAAACGCAGACCGAAACCAACCTTTACCGCCTTATCAATGTCTTCGGCGCTGGCGACCCCCTCTTCCACCATGCGTGCTGCTTCATTCATGGCCAGGGCCTGAATACGGGGCACGATATAACCAGGGCTGGACGAACAGACAATGGGTACTTTGCCGATCTGTTCCAGGATAGTGATCAGCCGGTCTATGGTTTCGCCGGAGGTCTTGCTGCCTTTGCTGATTTCCACCAACGGCATGAGATGGGCCGGGTTGAGCCAGTGGGCATTGACAAAATTTTGTGGATGGCGGACCAGGTCGGCGAGTTCGTCCACCATCATGGTAGAGGTGGTTGAGGCGAGGACGGCGTTTCTATTGGCGTGTTCGTCGATCCACTGGAATGCCTGTTTTTTGGCTTCCATGACTTCCGGCACTCCTTCAAAGATCAGCGTGGCTTCGGCGGCGGATGGCCGGGCGTTCTCGCGATCCAAGAGGGTGATGCGATTCAGGACATCATCAATGAAACCGCTTTCCAGAAGTCCCACGGACGCCATAAAATCCAGATCTGTTCTGATTTCCCGGAACGCCGTTTTTTTTAACTGGTTCTGCTCATCCTCGGAGCGATCTTTCATGTCCACCAGATGAACAGGAAGACCGGCAAAGGCAAAGGTTAGCGCAATACCCCGGCCCATACGGCCCGCACCGACCACAAGAACTTTATCCACTTTTTCAGTCATTCAGAAAAACTCCGTCTTTCAGAAACGCCTGCATTCGGGCCGGGGAATAATCCGCCAGGCCAAGATTTTCCAGCGTGCGTCCCTCAGCATATAAGTCACGTCCGGTAATGGCGGAGGCAATGGCCAGAAATCCCCGCGCGAGGGGCGTTTCCTTACCGCACCACTTGCCTACTGAGACCAGGAAGGACAGTCCCAGTGCTGTGTCTTCATTCATATAACGATGAGTCATCAGATCGATTTTCTCCCGCCAGTCGCCGCTGTCGGTGAGTTTCTCGTGGGCCGCATTGCCATACATCCATTCCTCACCGTCCGGGCTGTAATGGTCGGCCAGAGGGAAATGTGGTGCGCCATAGCCCAGTGTCTCGCGTACAGCGATCCGTTCCCCGTCCAGGGAATCCGTGACCCGGCGGATAGAGGGCTGGGTACCTTCGTTATGAATATCCCAGGCATCGAAATGTTCCAGCGGCCCCGCATTCATCATAATCAGGGGCGGGTGAATGATCGGTCCGGCATTCATTAGGGCGCCGCTCAGGCAGTCTTCGATTAGTTCGATGGCAGGGTAGGCCTGTTTCAGGCGCTTAGCGGCATAGGCAGTGTTCCTGGCAGGAAAAACGCCAGTGGGCAACCGGGTGGCATAGGCGCTAACCACTACTTCCCGAGAGCCGTGTTTGCGGGCGAGATAGGGCAGGGTGCCGGTTTCTGCAAAGCTCACATCTGCTTTATTACCGGCTTCGCACATTGCGCGGGCAAAAATGATGCTGCCGAAGGTGCCGGGAGGCAGGTAAATCACCTGACCGTCATCCAGTAGAGGCGCCAATTGTTGTGCCAGGCTGTTATGGGTCGTGGCCGGCAGGGGGATGATAATGAGTTCTGCGCCCCGTACCGCCTCTTCCAGCGAGGTCGTGGGGTTGTGTATGGGGACGTCCCGCTTGCCCTTGTGATCCACAAGGGAGATACTGCTGCTTTCCTGAACCGGTGCCAGCGCTGCCCCATCCCGGCGCCACAAGCGCACGCGATGCCCCTGTTCCGACATTTCCGTCGCCGCCGCATAACAGCCATGACCTCCGCCAAGTACCGCTATCTCCATGTTCACATCCTTTTCTGAATAGTTGGTATTTCCGGCACTGTAGAAAATGCAAGCACAGGGGACTATCCAGAATGCGAACCCGGCATCCGAAGGCCGAAATAAAGAAAATTATTTGTTCAGTCTTTTGCGCAGGGTTTCAGAGGGCAAACAACCATATCTTTTTTTGTAATAGGTTGCAAAGCGGCCAATGTTGTTGACACCGTATTTGAGCATGATATCGGTCACGCTTGTGGTTTCAGTACCTGTCTGCAGTTCTTCATGAATACGTTTTAATCTTACCTGACGTATATATTCCGTTGGTGTGGTATCCAAAAAACGCTTGAAGCTATTCTGCAATGTCCTGGCTGTAACGTTGGTATAAGATGTCAGATCAGCCAATGTGATATTCTCGTGTATTTTGTCTTCTATATATTCGCGCGCTTTTTTCACGTGCCATGGAGTTGCGCTTGCTTCTGTGCTTTCCATTTTATTTGAATAGTTATGATGATGCTGGAACAACAGAAGTGTCATAACCAGGTCTGTAAACTGATCACTTATAGCCCGTTTCTGTACAAGGGAAATGTCCACATTGTATAAGTTGCAGATGTAATTAATCGTGTTGATTAGAAGGCTACCCATCGGGGTAGAGTGCCAGATACTCAGATCAAAAACCAAAGGTTGTCTTAATTCCGTTTGCAACAAGCGGCATAGATGGGTTTCAATGGCTTCACGTTTGATACGAAGAATCAGATGATGGCAGTCGTCGTAAAGTTTGACATGAGTTTCTTCGGAAGGAGAAACAATCGTTGAGATGCCGACACCTGTTCTGGTCGATCTCAAGCCGTTTCTAACAGCACCATTACCCTTTAATGTGGTTTGAATCAGGTAATAATCTGAAATTTCACCAGCATTCACCTCCACATTAGCACCATAATGTAAATGCAGCAGCCCCAATTTATCAAGGCTTAGGCCATCAAGCCTGGTGTTTACCTGTTTGCGTGCATTATTGATTTTCATATAGTGTGGCCATAAGAACTGGCTTACGACCTCTTTTGTTTCTTCAATATCAGAAGACCTGAAAATTTTATGATTGTTCAAAGGGTTATTCATAAAAGATGGCGCAGTCATCATCTTTTTTTCTCTCCCTTGAGTATCTCCCAGAAAATTATGCCTGTAACTGCCTTTTGTTGTTTACGGGAGCGGTTCAGCCCTGTTTAGTGCCAGCAGATATGGCCGCTGGATATTGTGTATGGAAATATCCCCCCAGTCAAATCCAAGATTCTTTTATTTCGTCTTTTGAATAGTTTGTTCGTATGCCGGATAGAATTCCTTCCCCTAAACAATCATGCTTTTGCCATATTCGGAAAGGGAAATGATCCGAGAAAAGGGAGATGATAGGGAGATGGTAATGAAGAATAAAACGCTCATGACGAGTGCCGTAGTGATGGCCTTCTCGGCCTCGTTGGCACAGGGGAGTGAAGTAGACGCGCAAGATGGGAAGTCTTTTGTTCTTGAGGAAATTACTGTAACGGCTCGCAAACGGGCTGAAAATCTTCAGAATACACCTATTTCCATTACAGCGTTTACAGCAAATGATCTGGAAAATCGCCAGATTGACTCGGTGGCTGATCTAGATGAGGCTACCCCTAACCTGATTTTTGATACAGCGGCTCCATCTTCAGGCAGTAATTCTGCGGCCTCTGTATTTATCCGTGGTGTAGGGCAGGTTGATTTTGCACCTACTACAGACCCCGGTGTCGGTATCTATGTGGACGGGGTATATTATGCTCGGGCTATCGGAGCAGCTCTGGATTTTTTGGATCTTGAGAGAATTTCGGTCTTGCGTGGTCCTCAGGGTACTTTATTTGGGCGTAATACAATTGGCGGGGCTCTGAATATTGTTTCCAAGAAACCTGCCCCTGAATTTGGGGGCGATAGCAGTGTTACAATTGGCAGTGCCAATCGTATTGATGTTGGTACTAATATTAACTTTCCGGTCTCAGACAACCTGTTGACCAAAATTTCTGCCAGTTCCCGTAATCAAGACGGGTATGTAACCAACCTTGCCCTTCCGAATGCCCCGAAACTGGGGGACAATGATTCCGGTTCTGTAAGAGCGTCACTGTTGTGGCTGCCTTCTGAGAATATTGATGTATTATTGAACGCGGATTATACGAGAGAGCGGGAAGAAAGTGCTCCAAATGTTCTCATCGCCGTAGATCCCACCCGGGCCTTTCCAGGGTTTCATAACAATGTCAAGGTCGGCGACTGTGCAATTCCAGAAAATAATCCTGAATGTTTTTCAAGCCGCTATATCGGCAGCCCATTTACTACATATTCTACGCAAGTCAGCGCATCGGAAATTGATTACTGGGGTGTAGGGATAACTCTGGACTGGCGACTGGGTGCCGTGAATTTGAAGTCTATTACCGCTTATCGCAATCTGGAAAGCTATTCTACCCGAGATGCGGATCACGCACCGATGGTGATTTTTGAAACTGAGGATACGATTGATCAGGACCAGTTCAGTCAAGAGCTACAGTTTTCCGGCCTGGCACTGAATGACAAATTGAAATGGGTGATGGGTCTGTATTATTTCGAAGAAGAAGCCAACAATAATAACTTTGTTGATATCTCCGTTGGAACTTTCAGATCCGGTGGTTTGGTTAAAAATGATAACAAGGCTGTTTTCGTAAATGCAACATATGACATTACATACGATCTTCATGTGACAGCGGGTCTCCGTTACACCAAGGAAAATAAAGGTTTTACGCCTGATCAGGTTTTGCTTACTCCTGTGGCGGCTGGCCCGGGGATAACGATCCCCGCTGGCACGCGCGTATTGCCTTTTGTTGAGAAAAAAACGTCTGTGGATGAATGGACGCCGCATTTGAATATTTCCTATGATATATCCGAAAATCTGATGGTTTACGGGACATATTCAGAAGGTTTTAAGAGTGGCGGTTTTACACAGCGGGTTTTCCCCCCGATTGTCCCGGCTCCTGGTCAGGATCCGGCTGAAGTAATCCCAAGTTATGATCCGGAATTTGTGACATCTTATGAAGTCGGGTTCAAATCATCCTTCTGGGAAAAACGCGGACGATTGAATGTAGCGGCGTTTTATTCGGACTATTCCGATATGCAGATACTGATCCGTGAGGCCGTTGCATCTGTCACGGTGAACGCGGGGGAAGCAACAATGAAGGGGTTTGAAGCCGAGTTGACACTCCTGCCGATAGAAGGGTTGCTGGTGCAAGGGGGGATTGGTTATCTGGATGCCCGCTATGACAGCTTGAGCCCTAATGCCGTTGGGGTCACTATTAATAGCAAATTTTCCAATGCACCGGAATGGATGGTAAGCGGCTCCGCTGCTTATACATGGGAACTTGGGGGAGGCGCTGGAATATTAACTCCGCGAATTGACGGGGTATATACCAGTAAGGTTTATAATGACGCCATTAATACACCGGAGGTGGTGCAGGATGGATTTCTATTGTTGAATGCCAGCCTCACCTATGAAACGGACGATGAGAACTGGCGTGTTGTACTCGGGGTTCGGAATTTGACCGATAAGGTCTATCTTAATTCAGCCAGTGCCAATATGAGAACAGGGGGATATGTGGAAGGCAGTTACGCACGTCCCCGCGAATGGTCTTTGACCATAAAAACCTATTTCTAAATGCGACGGGGTGTTGGAAAAGACACCCCACTGACATGATGCTTTTTCGTGTTTCACTCTTTATATGGAACTGCTTATGACTATTGAACCCTATAATGCCGTTGGTCTTATTCCTACAGTTTGGGGGATTTCCCGGCGTGAGGACATATTGCGCAACATTGAACATCATCGTCATATGATCAAAGCTGCCTGTTGGCTATCAGGACTAGACCTTCCTGTGAAGCTGATAGCTTTGCCAGAAGGAGCCCTTCAGGGATTTAATGATGAGGTGATGGACCTGGATCATGTGGAGTTTGCCAATAGTTGCTGCATTGATATTCCGGGTAAGGAAACGGATCTGATCGGGGAAATTGCCAAAGAATATGGTGTCTATATTATGGCGCAGGCAAAAGCCCGGCACCCGGAAGTCAAGGATCGCTTTTTTAATGTAGGGTTCATCATCAATCCCGAAGGTGAGATCATTCTACAGCATTATAAGCTTACGCCACTTTACCCTGTGGAACACTCCGTTTGCCCTCATGACATTTATGACTGGTGGATTGACCGGTATGGGCGCACGCTGGACAGTTTCTGGCCGGTGGTGCGGACCGAAATTGGTAACTTGGGGATTATGATGGCCAATGAAGGGTCATATCCGGAAAATGCAAGAGCCTTGGCACTTAATGGTGCCGAGGTTGTGTATCGGGCCTCTATTCCACACCCGGCCGCTTCTAATGACTATTATGAAATTCAAAGCCGTGCCCGTGCCCTCGACAATAACATGTATATTATTGCCCCCAATATGGGGACCTATTATCTGACGCAGGACTCGGATACGCCGATTGATACATTTGGCGGTCGTTCGGCAATCATTGATTACAGGGGGCAGATTGTCGGGCGTCAGGATTATGGGGGTGTCTCTACATCGGTTTGCGGGCCAGTAAATATTGAGGCTCTCCGGTATCATCGCCAGAATTCCCAATGGACAAACTGGGCAAAGGATCTGCGTACGGAAATGTACCAAATAGTCTATGAAGAGCCCATTTACCCTAAAAATCTGTATCTCGATCGGAAGCCTATGAAACATGAAGAATACAGGGAAAAAGTAATCAATCGTCAAATTCAGCATATGCAGAAACGTAAAATCTGGGAAAAACCCGGGCAGTAAACAAAATAACAGAAGATGGGAAAACAGCATGGCTGAAGTGATTACTGAGACTGGCAAGGCACTGGAGAAGAAATCATATGCATATCCCTGGTATGTGGTTTTTATCTGTATGGTCGCCTATATCTTTTCATATGTGGACCGACAGATATTGTCTTTGTTGATTGAACCGATCAAAGCGGATTTGAAATTATCCGATACCCAGTTTAGTTTGTTGCATGGTTTGGCATTTTCGCTGTTTTATGCTTCCATGGGCATTCCCATGGCTTATTTGGCGGACCGTTTTTCGCGCCCCAAGGTTATTGCAATTGGCGTTTTGGTCTGGAGTATTGCGACGGTGGCGTGTGGCATCACCAAAAACTTTATCCAAATGTTTCTGGCCCGGATGAATGTTGGCATTGGTGAGGCAGCGCTTTCTCCTGCAGCTTATTCCATGATTGCAGATTATTTTCCGAAAGAAAAATTGGGGCGGGCATTGGCTGTGTATTCCATTGGCTCCTTTATCGGCGGGGGGCTGGCCCTGATTATTGGTGGGGCCGTCATTGATATGGTAAGCAGTGCTGATGAAATTTCTCTTTGGGGAATTGGGATTGTGCGGCCATGGCAGGTAACATTTTTTATCGTCGGGTTTCCGGGCATCCTGGTTGCTTTAGTGATATATCTGACTGTAAAAAATCCGCCACGCCGTAATCTCGTCGCAGTTAAAAATAATGCCGAGGAGGACGCCGTTTCGTTCTGGCGTGCGCTTCACTTTATGAAACAGCACAGCAGGACGTTTGTGTATATGTTTTCAGGATTTTCCTTTGCGGCTATGGGACTTTTTTGTGTGCTAAGCTGGTCTCCGGCATTTTATATGAGGCGTTTTGGGATGACGGCTGGGGAAGTGGGGTATGTCATTGGAGTCATCATGCTCATATGTAACACACTGGGTGTTCTGGGCAGTGGCTGGCTTACCGATTATTTTCAGAAAATTGGAAAATCCGATGCGTCTATCCGGGCGGGCATGTGTGGTGGGATCGGGCTGCTGATCCCCATAAGCCTGTATCCTGTTGCTGATAATATGATGGTATCGTTTGTTTTGTTGGCGGCAGCCCTGTTTTTCTCATCTTTTCCCTTGGCAACGTCGGCAGCAGCCATGCAGATTTTGGT from the Luteithermobacter gelatinilyticus genome contains:
- a CDS encoding 3-hydroxybutyryl-CoA dehydrogenase codes for the protein MTEKVDKVLVVGAGRMGRGIALTFAFAGLPVHLVDMKDRSEDEQNQLKKTAFREIRTDLDFMASVGLLESGFIDDVLNRITLLDRENARPSAAEATLIFEGVPEVMEAKKQAFQWIDEHANRNAVLASTTSTMMVDELADLVRHPQNFVNAHWLNPAHLMPLVEISKGSKTSGETIDRLITILEQIGKVPIVCSSSPGYIVPRIQALAMNEAARMVEEGVASAEDIDKAVKVGFGLRFAVLGLLEFIDWGGGDILYYASDYLSGKIDPARFSPPDIVVNNMHHRRNGLKDGIGFYDYRNQDLAAYRNRRMTDFVRLVRHMDLAPQYNSMQHMTQQN
- a CDS encoding spinster family MFS transporter gives rise to the protein MAEVITETGKALEKKSYAYPWYVVFICMVAYIFSYVDRQILSLLIEPIKADLKLSDTQFSLLHGLAFSLFYASMGIPMAYLADRFSRPKVIAIGVLVWSIATVACGITKNFIQMFLARMNVGIGEAALSPAAYSMIADYFPKEKLGRALAVYSIGSFIGGGLALIIGGAVIDMVSSADEISLWGIGIVRPWQVTFFIVGFPGILVALVIYLTVKNPPRRNLVAVKNNAEEDAVSFWRALHFMKQHSRTFVYMFSGFSFAAMGLFCVLSWSPAFYMRRFGMTAGEVGYVIGVIMLICNTLGVLGSGWLTDYFQKIGKSDASIRAGMCGGIGLLIPISLYPVADNMMVSFVLLAAALFFSSFPLATSAAAMQILVPNRMRAQVSALFLFFSNIFGLTIGSLLVATMTDRVFQDETAVGYSIMTVGGVATLAHIILLYKGLKYFRESLSRH
- a CDS encoding NAD/NADP-dependent octopine/nopaline dehydrogenase family protein, yielding MEIAVLGGGHGCYAAATEMSEQGHRVRLWRRDGAALAPVQESSSISLVDHKGKRDVPIHNPTTSLEEAVRGAELIIIPLPATTHNSLAQQLAPLLDDGQVIYLPPGTFGSIIFARAMCEAGNKADVSFAETGTLPYLARKHGSREVVVSAYATRLPTGVFPARNTAYAAKRLKQAYPAIELIEDCLSGALMNAGPIIHPPLIMMNAGPLEHFDAWDIHNEGTQPSIRRVTDSLDGERIAVRETLGYGAPHFPLADHYSPDGEEWMYGNAAHEKLTDSGDWREKIDLMTHRYMNEDTALGLSFLVSVGKWCGKETPLARGFLAIASAITGRDLYAEGRTLENLGLADYSPARMQAFLKDGVFLND
- a CDS encoding TonB-dependent receptor, whose product is MKNKTLMTSAVVMAFSASLAQGSEVDAQDGKSFVLEEITVTARKRAENLQNTPISITAFTANDLENRQIDSVADLDEATPNLIFDTAAPSSGSNSAASVFIRGVGQVDFAPTTDPGVGIYVDGVYYARAIGAALDFLDLERISVLRGPQGTLFGRNTIGGALNIVSKKPAPEFGGDSSVTIGSANRIDVGTNINFPVSDNLLTKISASSRNQDGYVTNLALPNAPKLGDNDSGSVRASLLWLPSENIDVLLNADYTREREESAPNVLIAVDPTRAFPGFHNNVKVGDCAIPENNPECFSSRYIGSPFTTYSTQVSASEIDYWGVGITLDWRLGAVNLKSITAYRNLESYSTRDADHAPMVIFETEDTIDQDQFSQELQFSGLALNDKLKWVMGLYYFEEEANNNNFVDISVGTFRSGGLVKNDNKAVFVNATYDITYDLHVTAGLRYTKENKGFTPDQVLLTPVAAGPGITIPAGTRVLPFVEKKTSVDEWTPHLNISYDISENLMVYGTYSEGFKSGGFTQRVFPPIVPAPGQDPAEVIPSYDPEFVTSYEVGFKSSFWEKRGRLNVAAFYSDYSDMQILIREAVASVTVNAGEATMKGFEAELTLLPIEGLLVQGGIGYLDARYDSLSPNAVGVTINSKFSNAPEWMVSGSAAYTWELGGGAGILTPRIDGVYTSKVYNDAINTPEVVQDGFLLLNASLTYETDDENWRVVLGVRNLTDKVYLNSASANMRTGGYVEGSYARPREWSLTIKTYF
- a CDS encoding AraC family transcriptional regulator; amino-acid sequence: MMTAPSFMNNPLNNHKIFRSSDIEETKEVVSQFLWPHYMKINNARKQVNTRLDGLSLDKLGLLHLHYGANVEVNAGEISDYYLIQTTLKGNGAVRNGLRSTRTGVGISTIVSPSEETHVKLYDDCHHLILRIKREAIETHLCRLLQTELRQPLVFDLSIWHSTPMGSLLINTINYICNLYNVDISLVQKRAISDQFTDLVMTLLLFQHHHNYSNKMESTEASATPWHVKKAREYIEDKIHENITLADLTSYTNVTARTLQNSFKRFLDTTPTEYIRQVRLKRIHEELQTGTETTSVTDIMLKYGVNNIGRFATYYKKRYGCLPSETLRKRLNK
- a CDS encoding nitrilase-related carbon-nitrogen hydrolase yields the protein MTIEPYNAVGLIPTVWGISRREDILRNIEHHRHMIKAACWLSGLDLPVKLIALPEGALQGFNDEVMDLDHVEFANSCCIDIPGKETDLIGEIAKEYGVYIMAQAKARHPEVKDRFFNVGFIINPEGEIILQHYKLTPLYPVEHSVCPHDIYDWWIDRYGRTLDSFWPVVRTEIGNLGIMMANEGSYPENARALALNGAEVVYRASIPHPAASNDYYEIQSRARALDNNMYIIAPNMGTYYLTQDSDTPIDTFGGRSAIIDYRGQIVGRQDYGGVSTSVCGPVNIEALRYHRQNSQWTNWAKDLRTEMYQIVYEEPIYPKNLYLDRKPMKHEEYREKVINRQIQHMQKRKIWEKPGQ